In Xenopus tropicalis strain Nigerian chromosome 5, UCB_Xtro_10.0, whole genome shotgun sequence, one genomic interval encodes:
- the LOC100486129 gene encoding isoaspartyl peptidase/L-asparaginase, with amino-acid sequence MEPVIVIHGGAWAIPDHLAECSKTGVKNAAKCGYSVLVNGGNSMQAVESAVRILEDDRSFDAGHGAVLNANGDVELDALIMDGKNLAAGTVSCIKNISNPVTYARLVLEKTSHSMLTGKGADAYAEKLNIARVSRDELVTEYAIQEWEQYHKYKQSVTNLFNTEKAHDTVGAVAIDSEGNVSCATSTGGITNKMVGRVGDSPILGCGGYADNHTGAVSTTGHGESIMKVTLARLVLFYMEQGDTPKAAADQALEYMLHRVHGRGGLVAVSKNGQWAARFTTKRMAWASIQNGILTYGLNPEEKFQECLDNFSCR; translated from the exons ATGGAACCAGTTATAGTGATCCATGGTGGTGCTTGGGCAATCCCAGATCATCTTGCAGAATGCAGCaaaactggtgtaaaaaatgcagcaaaatgtGGATACTCGGTCCTTGTAAATGGGGGGAATAGCATGCAGGCTGTTGAATCTGCTGTGCGGATTTTGGAAGATGACAGAAGTTTTGATGCAG GTCACGGTGCTGTACTGAATGCTAATGGTGATGTGGAGCTTGACGCACTCATAATGGATGGCAAAAATCTTGCTGCTGGTACTGTCTCCTGCATTAAAAATATCTCCAATCCAGTCACATATGCTCGTTTAGTCCTAGAAAag ACTTCTCACTCAATGTTGACTGGAAAAGGAGCTGATGCATATGCTGAAAAGCTGAATATTGCCAGAGTCTCGAGAGATGAGCTGGTGACAGAATATGCCATTCAGGAATGGGAACAGTACCATAAATATAAGCAAAGTGTCACAAACCTTTTTAATACCGAAAA ggcacatgatacagttggggCTGTGGCAATAGATTCTGAGGGTAATGTGTCCTGTGCCACATCTACTGGAGGAATAACAAACAAAATGGTTGGCCGTGTTGGAGACAGCCCAATATTAG GCTGTGGAGGGTATGCAGACAACCATACTGGTGCTGTATCTACCACAGGTCATGGGGAGTCTATCATGAAAGTCACTCTTGCGAGGCTTGTGCTTTTTTACATGGAGCAAG GTGACACACCGAAGGCGGCTGCAGACCAAGCTCTTGAGTACATGCTACATCGAGTACATGGGCGAGGAGGACTTGTAGCTGTTAGTAAGAATGGACAATGGGCAGCACGGTTTACCACAAAAAGAATGGCATGGGCCAGCATTCAGAATGGAATTTTAACTTATGGCCTGAACCCTGAAGAAAAATTTCAAGAATGTCTAGACAATTTCTCTTGTAGATAA